From the genome of Proteus vulgaris, one region includes:
- the nrdD gene encoding anaerobic ribonucleoside-triphosphate reductase — MKTIVIKRDGCKVSFDQTRISDAIKRAAVACEITDDDYCDSIAQSVSQSLAGRSNVDIREIQDAVENQLMAGEHKDVARAYIEYRHDRDVAREQRGRLTQEIRGLIEQSDVSILHENANKDSKVIPTQRDLLAGIVAKHYAKLHILPRDVVLAHERGEIHYHDLDYSPFFPMFNCMLIDLKGMLNNGFKMGNAEIEPPKSISTATAVTAQIIAQVASHIYGGTTINRIDEVLAPFVKSSYDKHYKVAQEWQIADKEAYANARTEKECYDAFQSLEYEVNTLHTANGQTPFVTFGFGLGTSKEARLIQRSILENRMAGLGKNRKTAVFPKLVFAIKDGLNHKFGDPNYDIKQLALECASKRMYPDILNYDQVVKVTGSFKTPMGCRSFLGVYEENGEMIHEGRNNLGVISLNLPRIAIEAQGDEATFWSLLDDRLELAKKALMTRIARLENVKARVAPILYMEGACGVRLKADDNVAEIFKNGRASISLGYIGVHETINALFGTQKHVFDDETLREKAVAIINRLREATDQWKAETGYGFSLYSTPSENLCDRFCRLDAAEFGILPGVTDKGYYTNSFHLDVEKKVNPYDKLDFEAPYPPLANGGFICYGEYPNLQHNLKALEDVWDYSYTRVPYYGTNTPIDECYDCGYTGEFSCTSKGFTCPRCGNHNPARVSVIRRVCGYLGSPDSRPFNAGKQEEVKRRVKHLANGQLG; from the coding sequence GTGAAAACCATAGTGATAAAACGAGACGGATGTAAAGTCTCTTTTGACCAAACCCGCATCAGCGATGCTATCAAAAGAGCCGCCGTAGCTTGTGAGATCACTGATGATGATTATTGCGATTCTATCGCGCAATCCGTTTCACAATCTCTCGCAGGACGTTCGAATGTCGATATCCGTGAGATCCAAGACGCCGTAGAAAATCAGCTGATGGCTGGTGAGCATAAAGATGTCGCCAGAGCCTACATTGAATACCGTCATGACCGAGATGTTGCCCGTGAGCAACGTGGAAGATTAACTCAGGAAATCCGAGGTCTTATCGAACAAAGTGATGTCTCTATTCTTCATGAAAATGCGAATAAAGACAGTAAAGTTATCCCTACCCAACGTGATTTACTTGCGGGTATTGTGGCTAAACATTACGCAAAATTGCATATCCTGCCAAGAGATGTGGTACTCGCTCATGAGCGTGGTGAAATTCATTATCATGATCTCGATTACTCACCGTTTTTCCCTATGTTTAACTGTATGCTAATTGACCTTAAAGGCATGTTAAACAACGGTTTTAAAATGGGAAATGCGGAAATAGAACCCCCTAAATCTATTTCAACAGCAACAGCAGTAACTGCACAAATTATCGCACAAGTAGCAAGCCATATTTATGGTGGTACAACGATAAATCGTATCGATGAAGTATTAGCGCCGTTTGTAAAATCAAGTTATGACAAACACTATAAAGTAGCGCAAGAGTGGCAGATTGCTGATAAAGAAGCCTATGCCAATGCGCGCACTGAAAAAGAGTGTTACGACGCATTCCAATCTTTAGAGTATGAAGTTAATACACTGCATACCGCTAATGGACAAACGCCATTTGTCACTTTCGGCTTTGGCCTTGGTACGTCAAAAGAAGCGCGTCTAATTCAACGTTCTATCCTTGAAAATCGTATGGCGGGTTTAGGCAAAAACCGCAAAACAGCTGTTTTCCCTAAACTTGTTTTTGCCATTAAAGATGGCTTAAACCATAAGTTCGGTGATCCTAATTACGATATCAAACAACTTGCGCTTGAATGTGCAAGTAAACGCATGTATCCCGATATTTTAAATTACGATCAAGTGGTTAAAGTAACAGGTTCATTTAAAACCCCAATGGGTTGTCGTAGCTTCTTAGGTGTTTACGAAGAAAATGGTGAGATGATCCATGAAGGTCGTAATAACCTCGGTGTTATCAGCCTAAACTTACCGCGTATTGCAATTGAAGCTCAAGGTGATGAAGCGACATTCTGGTCACTGCTCGATGATCGCCTCGAATTAGCGAAAAAAGCACTGATGACTCGTATTGCTCGTTTAGAAAACGTCAAAGCGCGTGTTGCCCCAATCCTTTATATGGAAGGTGCTTGTGGTGTGCGCTTAAAAGCAGATGATAATGTAGCCGAAATCTTTAAAAATGGCAGAGCATCAATTTCATTAGGTTATATCGGTGTTCATGAAACCATTAATGCGTTGTTTGGTACTCAAAAACACGTTTTTGATGATGAAACCTTAAGAGAAAAAGCCGTCGCAATTATCAATCGTCTGCGTGAAGCAACAGACCAGTGGAAAGCAGAAACAGGTTATGGCTTTAGCCTTTACAGCACACCAAGTGAAAACTTATGTGATCGCTTCTGTCGCTTAGATGCAGCTGAGTTCGGTATTTTGCCGGGTGTAACGGATAAAGGTTATTACACCAATAGCTTCCACTTAGATGTTGAGAAAAAAGTAAATCCATACGACAAACTAGATTTTGAAGCACCTTATCCTCCATTAGCCAATGGTGGTTTCATTTGCTATGGCGAATATCCAAACTTACAACATAACCTTAAAGCATTAGAAGATGTGTGGGATTACAGCTATACCCGCGTTCCTTATTACGGAACAAACACTCCGATTGATGAATGTTATGACTGTGGTTATACCGGTGAATTCTCTTGCACTAGCAAAGGTTTTACTTGCCCACGTTGTGGTAATCACAACCCAGCGAGAGTTTCTGTTATTCGCCGTGTATGTGGATATTTAGGTAGCCCAGATTCACGTCCATTTAATGCGGGTAAACAAGAAGAAGTTAAACGTCGTGTGAAACATCTGGCAAATGGTCAGTTAGGTTAA
- a CDS encoding MFS transporter encodes MQTKTRLLLLTLSLAVFGVITTEVAVIGLLPQLVEQMNITAPQVGFLVSIYAIVVAITGPTITLLFGRFNRKTVLLVIMALFIISNTVYALTHQYHVILLFRILPAFTHALFFAIALMIAANSVPVEKSTHGVAIVFSGVAVGMVLGMPLSAFIAETWSLNMAFWFGAITSVIAFIGIVFFVPSIKVTAPLKISDQLKVLTKPTVWLSIATVTLIFSAMFAGFSYIADFLVNITGFSNNITSTLLIVFGVSGYFGNFIFSHYLQRNVVKTTITYPILFCFIYLFIWLSGSQALAMIPLIILWGMLHTSGLIISQTWLMRDAKAAPEFANSLYIAFSNLGITVGSMVGAWVIQHFELQMIIWVGILFSLLALSTIWLRVRLQSPNGKIVYQQ; translated from the coding sequence ATGCAAACAAAAACTCGCTTATTACTCTTAACATTATCACTTGCTGTTTTTGGTGTGATCACAACCGAAGTTGCGGTGATTGGATTGCTACCACAACTTGTCGAACAGATGAATATCACTGCACCACAAGTGGGCTTTTTAGTCAGTATCTACGCTATTGTTGTCGCAATAACAGGTCCTACTATTACACTTTTATTTGGGCGATTTAATCGTAAAACGGTACTGTTAGTCATAATGGCTTTATTTATTATTTCCAATACTGTTTATGCATTAACACATCAATATCACGTTATTTTGCTATTTCGTATTTTGCCTGCATTTACCCATGCGCTATTTTTCGCAATAGCACTGATGATAGCCGCAAATTCAGTACCAGTAGAAAAATCCACTCATGGCGTTGCTATTGTTTTTTCTGGTGTTGCGGTGGGAATGGTTTTAGGTATGCCACTTAGTGCTTTTATTGCTGAAACTTGGTCATTAAATATGGCATTTTGGTTTGGCGCTATCACCAGTGTTATCGCTTTTATTGGTATTGTGTTTTTTGTGCCTTCAATTAAAGTCACGGCACCTCTTAAGATTAGTGATCAACTAAAAGTATTAACAAAACCAACGGTTTGGTTAAGTATTGCTACTGTGACACTTATCTTTTCAGCCATGTTTGCTGGATTTAGCTATATTGCTGATTTTTTAGTGAATATCACTGGGTTTTCAAACAATATAACCAGTACATTACTGATTGTATTTGGTGTGAGTGGTTATTTTGGTAATTTTATTTTTAGTCACTATTTACAGCGAAATGTCGTTAAAACAACAATAACTTACCCAATCTTGTTCTGTTTTATCTACTTATTTATCTGGTTAAGCGGTTCTCAGGCGCTTGCTATGATCCCATTGATTATTCTTTGGGGCATGTTACACACATCAGGATTAATTATTTCTCAAACATGGTTAATGAGAGATGCAAAAGCAGCACCTGAATTTGCAAATAGCCTTTATATCGCCTTTTCTAATTTAGGGATAACCGTAGGTTCGATGGTAGGGGCTTGGGTAATTCAACATTTTGAATTACAAATGATAATTTGGGTAGGTATACTTTTTTCACTGCTTGCATTGAGTACTATTTGGTTACGAGTACGATTGCAATCACCAAATGGTAAAATAGTTTATCAGCAATAA
- a CDS encoding YhbP family protein, which produces MSSLDSIKIIKQYIRDNHVFTLCTTCSLGDVWCANCFYWFDESQMRLVFLSEKKTRHAQMMQENLLVAGSISTQEIVVSNLQGIQFTGAVSLLAGKDDFNARKHYCLRFPVALAAIHVPLWELQLQEIKMVNNQLGFGTKLYWLRN; this is translated from the coding sequence ATGTCTTCATTAGACTCGATCAAAATAATTAAACAATATATACGTGATAACCATGTGTTTACCTTATGTACAACATGTTCGTTGGGTGATGTTTGGTGTGCTAATTGTTTTTATTGGTTCGATGAAAGTCAGATGAGGCTTGTTTTTCTTTCAGAAAAGAAGACTCGTCATGCTCAGATGATGCAGGAAAATTTATTAGTTGCAGGGAGTATTAGCACACAAGAAATTGTAGTATCCAATTTACAAGGCATCCAATTTACTGGGGCTGTTTCTTTGCTAGCAGGTAAGGATGACTTCAATGCAAGAAAACATTATTGCTTACGTTTTCCTGTCGCATTAGCCGCCATCCATGTACCTTTATGGGAATTACAATTGCAAGAAATTAAGATGGTGAATAATCAATTGGGGTTCGGGACTAAGCTTTATTGGCTACGTAATTAA
- a CDS encoding YdgH/BhsA/McbA-like domain containing protein — protein sequence MKKSTLIAATLALSAISFGSIASDSVSKSPSVNGEYITITGSDTLDGLTAKIAQIAKDEGAKGFKVVGATGEDYLTVNAEIYR from the coding sequence ATGAAAAAATCTACATTAATCGCTGCAACATTAGCTTTAAGTGCTATTTCATTCGGTTCAATCGCATCTGATAGCGTATCAAAAAGCCCTTCTGTTAATGGTGAGTATATCACAATCACAGGCAGTGATACTTTAGATGGCTTAACCGCTAAAATTGCTCAAATCGCAAAAGATGAAGGGGCAAAAGGCTTTAAAGTTGTTGGCGCAACTGGTGAAGATTACCTCACTGTAAATGCTGAAATTTATCGTTAA
- the pyrB gene encoding aspartate carbamoyltransferase yields MTNPLYQKHIISINDLDREDLEAVLRVADKLKQQPNNELLKDKVIASCFFEASTRTRLSFETAIHRLGASVVGFSDGSNTSLGKKGETLADTISVLRTYADAIVIRHPQEGAARLASEFAGDIPVLNAGDGANQHPTQTLLDLFTIQETQGRLDNLNIAMVGDLKYGRTVHSLAQALAKFKGNHLYFIAPKVLAMPEHILHLLEENGVEYSQHETVDEVMPELDILYMTRVQKERLDPSEYANVKAQFVLTSADLVNVKDNLKILHPLPRIDEITTDVDKTPYAYYFQQAGNGIYARQALLALVLNKNLVL; encoded by the coding sequence ATGACTAATCCGCTCTACCAAAAGCATATTATCTCCATCAATGATCTGGACAGGGAAGATTTGGAAGCTGTTCTTCGCGTTGCTGATAAATTAAAACAGCAACCTAATAACGAATTGTTGAAAGACAAAGTGATTGCGAGCTGCTTTTTTGAAGCATCAACACGTACTCGCTTATCATTTGAGACAGCTATCCACCGCCTAGGTGCATCAGTTGTCGGTTTTTCTGATGGAAGCAACACTTCACTGGGTAAAAAAGGTGAAACATTAGCGGATACCATTTCGGTTCTTCGCACTTATGCTGACGCCATTGTTATTCGCCATCCTCAAGAAGGTGCAGCACGTTTAGCCTCTGAGTTTGCTGGTGATATTCCTGTTCTAAATGCAGGTGATGGTGCAAATCAACATCCAACACAGACTTTACTGGATTTATTTACCATTCAAGAAACACAAGGCCGCTTAGATAATCTCAATATCGCAATGGTCGGTGACTTAAAATATGGCAGAACAGTACATTCTCTGGCACAAGCATTAGCGAAATTTAAAGGTAATCATCTCTATTTTATCGCCCCTAAAGTGCTCGCGATGCCAGAGCATATTCTTCACTTGCTGGAAGAAAATGGGGTTGAATATAGCCAACATGAAACAGTCGATGAAGTGATGCCAGAGCTAGATATTCTCTACATGACACGCGTACAAAAAGAACGTTTAGATCCTTCTGAATATGCAAATGTGAAAGCACAGTTTGTTTTAACTAGCGCTGATTTAGTGAATGTGAAAGATAACCTTAAGATCTTACACCCACTGCCACGTATCGATGAAATCACGACAGATGTAGATAAAACACCTTACGCTTATTATTTCCAACAAGCTGGAAATGGTATCTACGCACGTCAGGCATTACTTGCCTTAGTTCTGAATAAAAACTTAGTTCTTTAA
- the argF gene encoding ornithine carbamoyltransferase, which produces MNPFYQKSFLRLLDFSPAEIQQLLTLSAQLKKAKKSGQETQYLTGKNIALIFEKDSTRTRCAFEVAAFDQGARVTYLGGGSQIGHKESIKDTARVLGRMYDGIQYRGYGQKTVDALAQYSGVPVWNGLTNEFHPTQLLADLLTITEHQTKPLSETVFAYLGDARNNMGNTMLEAAALTGMDLRLVAPKACWPEAGLVAQCQDIANKNGGKITLTENVAEGVKNADFLYTDVWVSMGEPKEVWKERIALLKPYQVNMNVVKLTGNPDVKFLHCLPAFHDEETTMGKALAKEFNLYGGFEVTDEVFESKHSIVFDEAENRLHTIKAVMVATLANPF; this is translated from the coding sequence ATGAACCCTTTTTATCAGAAATCATTCTTACGTTTACTGGATTTTTCACCTGCTGAAATTCAACAACTACTTACATTGTCAGCACAATTAAAAAAAGCCAAAAAATCAGGTCAAGAAACTCAGTATCTTACTGGAAAAAACATCGCACTGATTTTTGAAAAAGACTCAACACGTACTCGTTGTGCCTTTGAAGTTGCTGCATTTGATCAAGGTGCAAGAGTGACTTATCTAGGGGGCGGAAGCCAAATTGGACATAAAGAATCGATAAAAGATACCGCGAGAGTATTAGGCCGTATGTATGATGGAATTCAGTACCGGGGTTACGGGCAAAAGACGGTAGATGCACTTGCTCAATATTCAGGTGTACCTGTTTGGAATGGTTTAACCAATGAATTTCACCCAACTCAACTGTTAGCAGACTTACTGACCATCACAGAACATCAAACCAAGCCGTTATCGGAAACCGTATTTGCTTACCTTGGTGACGCTCGTAATAACATGGGAAATACTATGCTGGAAGCGGCTGCGTTAACAGGTATGGATTTACGTTTAGTTGCGCCTAAAGCATGTTGGCCTGAAGCAGGTTTAGTGGCTCAATGCCAAGATATTGCCAACAAAAATGGCGGAAAAATCACACTCACTGAAAATGTGGCTGAAGGTGTTAAAAATGCAGATTTTCTTTACACTGATGTATGGGTTTCTATGGGCGAACCAAAAGAAGTTTGGAAAGAGCGTATTGCGTTACTGAAGCCTTATCAGGTCAATATGAACGTTGTGAAATTAACAGGAAACCCAGACGTCAAATTCCTTCACTGTTTACCCGCTTTTCATGATGAAGAAACCACAATGGGTAAAGCATTAGCTAAAGAGTTTAATCTATATGGTGGTTTTGAAGTCACTGATGAGGTGTTCGAATCAAAACACAGTATTGTATTTGATGAAGCAGAGAACCGTCTTCACACCATAAAAGCCGTGATGGTCGCAACCCTTGCCAATCCGTTCTGA
- a CDS encoding pirin family protein, producing the protein MTIRQINHIYSAPNSHWVGNGFPVSTLFSYQENGEKHSPFLLMDYAEPTLFKPVTNARGVGVHPHRGFETVTIAYQGEVSHHDSKGHAGTITAGDVQWMTAASGILHKEYHSEKMTKEGGVLEMVQLWVNLPTAYKMTQPRYQALKAEDIPHVELPDNQGYVRVIAGNYANTQGVAMTYSPLNVWDLRLNRAGVSHYSIPEGHNAMLFVVKGAVHINDSEIARQHDMVMLDNHGDTLTLESMGDTIVLILTGEPINEPIVGQGPFVMNTQEELQQAFNDYDNGKFGVMD; encoded by the coding sequence ATGACTATCAGACAGATTAATCATATTTATTCGGCGCCAAATTCACACTGGGTAGGTAATGGCTTTCCAGTCAGCACCTTATTTTCCTATCAGGAAAATGGTGAGAAACATAGCCCGTTTCTGCTGATGGATTATGCCGAGCCAACACTGTTTAAACCTGTTACTAATGCCCGTGGTGTAGGAGTGCATCCTCATCGTGGATTTGAAACCGTAACAATTGCCTATCAAGGTGAAGTTTCTCATCATGACTCTAAAGGTCACGCAGGAACGATTACCGCAGGTGATGTGCAATGGATGACCGCTGCTTCTGGTATTTTGCATAAAGAGTATCACTCTGAAAAAATGACCAAAGAAGGCGGTGTATTGGAAATGGTGCAACTTTGGGTGAATCTGCCAACAGCGTACAAAATGACACAGCCTCGTTATCAGGCGCTGAAAGCAGAGGATATCCCTCATGTTGAATTACCGGATAACCAAGGTTATGTCAGAGTGATTGCCGGTAATTATGCCAACACACAAGGTGTGGCAATGACCTACTCGCCGCTGAATGTGTGGGATCTACGTTTAAATCGCGCAGGTGTTTCACATTACAGTATTCCTGAAGGTCATAATGCAATGCTGTTTGTGGTGAAAGGTGCTGTACATATCAATGACAGTGAAATTGCACGTCAGCACGATATGGTGATGTTAGATAATCATGGTGATACGCTCACATTAGAATCAATGGGTGACACCATTGTTTTAATTTTAACCGGTGAGCCAATTAATGAGCCGATTGTAGGACAAGGGCCTTTTGTGATGAACACGCAAGAAGAGTTACAACAAGCTTTTAATGATTATGACAATGGTAAATTTGGTGTGATGGATTAA
- the pyrI gene encoding aspartate carbamoyltransferase regulatory subunit: MTHDHKLKVEAIKRGTVIDHIPAQVGFKILSLFRLTETDERITVGFNLPSENLGKKDLIKIENVFLTSEQANRLAMYAPQATVNIIDDYQVVNKMALSLPELLEDVVPCPNSNCISHNEPVQSSFRVKKLASDVVLTCKYCEKEFERHAVIR; this comes from the coding sequence ATGACACATGATCACAAACTAAAAGTTGAAGCTATCAAACGTGGGACTGTTATTGATCATATTCCAGCGCAGGTGGGCTTTAAAATTCTTTCACTGTTCCGTTTAACTGAAACGGATGAAAGAATAACCGTAGGTTTTAATTTACCTTCAGAAAATTTAGGTAAAAAAGACTTAATAAAAATCGAAAATGTCTTTTTAACCTCAGAGCAAGCAAACCGATTAGCGATGTATGCACCACAAGCAACCGTCAACATTATTGATGATTATCAAGTCGTTAATAAGATGGCATTAAGCTTGCCAGAATTGCTTGAAGATGTGGTGCCTTGTCCTAATAGCAACTGTATTAGCCATAACGAGCCAGTGCAAAGTAGTTTCCGTGTCAAAAAACTGGCCTCAGATGTTGTATTAACCTGCAAGTACTGTGAAAAAGAGTTCGAACGCCACGCGGTTATTCGTTAA
- a CDS encoding RidA family protein — MSYEINTDKAPAAIGPYVQGVDLGNLVITSGQLPVDPATGEFVSDNAAEQARQSLENVKAIIEKAGLTVANIIKTTVFVKDLNDFGTINAAYEAFFKEHNAAFPARSCVEVARLPKDAKVEIEVIAIR, encoded by the coding sequence ATGTCTTACGAAATTAATACCGATAAAGCCCCTGCAGCAATTGGCCCTTATGTACAAGGCGTTGATTTAGGTAATTTAGTGATCACTTCAGGCCAATTACCTGTTGATCCAGCTACAGGTGAATTTGTTTCTGATAATGCCGCAGAACAAGCTCGTCAATCTTTAGAAAACGTAAAAGCAATTATTGAAAAAGCGGGTTTAACTGTTGCTAATATCATCAAAACCACTGTTTTCGTAAAAGATTTAAATGATTTTGGTACCATTAATGCCGCTTATGAAGCTTTCTTTAAAGAGCATAATGCAGCATTCCCAGCTCGTTCTTGTGTTGAAGTTGCTCGTTTACCAAAAGATGCAAAAGTAGAAATCGAAGTTATTGCTATCCGTTAA
- a CDS encoding GIY-YIG nuclease family protein, protein MADTMWSLYIVRNRLGSLYTGITTNVERRFQQHQNGTGAKALKGKGPLLLEFHCQVGDRQRASQLEYQLKQLKKTQKEKLITDQPSDIALYLIQDK, encoded by the coding sequence ATGGCTGACACAATGTGGTCACTCTATATTGTTAGAAATCGTCTTGGTTCTCTTTATACAGGGATCACGACAAATGTTGAGAGGCGTTTTCAACAACATCAGAATGGAACTGGTGCTAAGGCACTGAAAGGTAAAGGCCCTCTATTATTAGAGTTTCATTGTCAGGTTGGCGATAGACAGCGTGCTTCTCAACTTGAATACCAATTAAAACAATTGAAAAAGACGCAAAAAGAAAAGCTGATCACAGACCAGCCTTCAGACATTGCACTGTATTTAATACAGGACAAATAA
- the nrdG gene encoding anaerobic ribonucleoside-triphosphate reductase-activating protein, whose product MNYHQYYPVDVVNGPGTRCTLFVAGCIHQCRGCYNKSTWSLTSGKPFTQEMEDQIIADLQDSRINRQGLSLSGGDPLHPQNLSTILHLVKRVKAECPEKDIWVWTGYLLADLTPEQQEVVSYINVLIDGKFVQELYDPALLWRGSSNQVIHKLK is encoded by the coding sequence GTGAATTACCATCAATATTACCCTGTTGATGTTGTCAATGGTCCTGGTACTCGTTGCACCCTGTTTGTTGCAGGGTGCATACACCAATGCAGAGGCTGTTATAACAAATCAACGTGGTCATTAACGTCAGGCAAGCCATTTACACAAGAGATGGAAGATCAGATTATTGCGGATCTTCAAGATAGCCGAATCAACCGACAAGGATTATCGCTTTCGGGGGGTGATCCTTTACATCCACAAAATTTATCTACAATTTTGCATTTGGTAAAACGAGTCAAAGCCGAATGCCCTGAAAAAGATATTTGGGTTTGGACAGGCTATTTGCTAGCAGATTTGACACCAGAGCAACAAGAAGTTGTTAGCTATATAAACGTGCTAATTGATGGAAAGTTTGTACAAGAACTTTATGATCCCGCATTACTGTGGCGTGGTAGTAGTAATCAGGTTATTCATAAGTTGAAGTAA
- the rraB gene encoding ribonuclease E inhibitor RraB produces MADSKELAEQREETRLIIEELLEDGSDPDALYAIEHHISCENFETLEKAAVEVFKLGYEVTEPEEIEVESGEILVCFDAVSESGLNAELIDAQVEQLMNLAEKMGVYYDGWGTYFEDPDAEYDDEDGEDEDDEDEESDKSSRLH; encoded by the coding sequence ATGGCGGACAGCAAAGAGTTAGCAGAACAACGTGAAGAAACACGTCTTATTATTGAAGAATTACTGGAAGATGGCAGTGATCCTGATGCACTGTATGCCATTGAGCACCATATTTCTTGTGAAAACTTCGAAACACTAGAAAAAGCAGCCGTTGAAGTATTTAAATTAGGTTATGAAGTGACTGAACCTGAAGAAATCGAAGTCGAATCAGGTGAAATTTTAGTTTGTTTTGATGCTGTGAGTGAAAGTGGTTTAAATGCTGAGCTTATTGATGCTCAAGTTGAACAGTTAATGAATTTAGCTGAAAAAATGGGTGTTTATTACGATGGTTGGGGAACTTACTTTGAAGATCCTGACGCTGAGTATGATGATGAAGACGGTGAAGACGAAGACGACGAAGATGAAGAGTCTGATAAGTCATCACGCTTACATTAA
- a CDS encoding LysR family transcriptional regulator, translating to MTQFNSLSSITAFVATAQTGSFTEAASRLGVTKSAVGKSVTRLEEHLGINLLLRTTRRLTLTSEGEYYLQQCQIALSILEQANNQVQENQSVLTGKIRLDLPSAFGRKCIMPVLMTLMDKLPQLKMSISFSERYIDMHEESVDLVVRIGHLPDSSNVVARQLTTQKLVLCASPIYLQKYGIPKEIEALSDHRCIVGFRQEAPFYWMLKEADTFRQYIPTPFYELADGDAMLDAVSHGYGIAQLPLWMIGDLLKGGQLQRILIKTEGYQSPINMMWHKGQKVPPKTRYIADALLQVAKEGGFDE from the coding sequence ATGACACAATTCAATTCACTTTCAAGCATCACCGCTTTTGTTGCAACGGCTCAAACAGGTAGCTTTACTGAAGCTGCATCTCGTTTAGGAGTAACCAAATCAGCCGTTGGGAAAAGTGTGACTCGGTTAGAAGAGCATTTAGGTATTAATCTACTATTAAGAACAACACGACGTTTAACGTTGACCTCTGAAGGTGAGTATTATTTACAGCAGTGCCAAATAGCACTTTCTATTCTTGAACAAGCTAATAATCAAGTTCAAGAAAATCAGTCGGTATTAACAGGAAAAATTCGTCTGGATTTACCGTCTGCTTTTGGTCGTAAATGTATTATGCCTGTTTTAATGACATTAATGGATAAGCTGCCCCAGCTTAAGATGAGCATTTCATTTAGTGAGCGCTATATTGATATGCATGAGGAGAGCGTGGATTTAGTCGTTCGTATCGGGCATTTACCTGATAGTAGCAATGTTGTTGCTCGACAACTGACAACACAAAAACTGGTTCTCTGTGCTTCTCCGATTTATCTGCAAAAATATGGTATTCCTAAAGAAATTGAAGCGTTATCAGACCATCGTTGTATTGTTGGATTTCGCCAAGAAGCCCCTTTTTATTGGATGCTAAAAGAAGCTGATACCTTCCGCCAGTATATTCCAACTCCTTTTTATGAACTTGCTGATGGTGATGCAATGCTTGACGCGGTGAGCCATGGCTATGGTATTGCTCAACTTCCGTTATGGATGATTGGGGATCTGCTTAAAGGAGGGCAATTACAGCGTATATTGATAAAAACAGAAGGGTATCAATCTCCTATCAATATGATGTGGCATAAAGGGCAAAAAGTGCCACCTAAAACACGTTATATAGCAGATGCATTGCTTCAGGTGGCAAAAGAAGGTGGGTTTGATGAGTAG